A window of Perognathus longimembris pacificus isolate PPM17 chromosome 6, ASM2315922v1, whole genome shotgun sequence contains these coding sequences:
- the Ccnd3 gene encoding G1/S-specific cyclin-D3 isoform X1 produces the protein MELLCCEGTRHAPRAGPDPRLLGDQRVLQSLLRLEERYVPRASYFQCVQKEIKPQMRKMLAYWMLEVCEEQRCEEEVFPLAMNYLDRYLSCVPTRKAQLQLLGSVCLLLASKLRETAPLTIEKLCLYTDQAVAAWQLREWEVLVLGKLKWDLAAVIAHDFLALILHRLSLPTDRQALVKKHAQTFLALCATDYTFAMYPPSMIATGSIGAAVQGLGASSMSGDELTELLAGITGTEVDCLRACQEQIEAALRESLREAAQPTPSPAPKAPRGSSSQGPSQTSTPTDVTAIHL, from the exons ATGGAGTTGCTGTGCTGCGAGGGCACCCGGCAcgcgccccgggccgggcccgaCCCGCGGCTGCTCGGGGACCAGCGTGTCCTGCAGAGCCTGCTCCGCCTGGAGGAGCGCTACGTGCCCCGGGCCTCCTACTTCCAGTGCGTGCAGAAGGAGATCAAGCCGCAGATGCGGAAGATGCTGGCATATTGGATGCTGGAG GTGTGCGAGGAGCAGCGCTGCGAGGAGGAAGTCTTCCCCCTGGCCATGAACTACCTGGATCGGTACCTATCCTGCGTCCCTACCCGCAAGGCGCAGTTGCAGCTCCTGGGCTCGGTCTGCCTGTTGCTGGCCTCCAAGCTGCGGGAGACCGCGCCCCTGACCATCGAGAAGCTGTGCCTCTACACTGACCAAGCTGTGGCTGCTTGGCAGTTGCGG gaGTGggaggtgctggtcctggggaagcTCAAGTGGGACCTGGCTGCTGTGATAGCACATGATTTCCTGGCTCTGATTCTGCACCGACTCTCTCTGCCCACGGACCGGCAGGCCTTGGTCAAAAAGCATGCGCAGACTTTTTTGGCACTATGCGCTACAG ATTACACTTTCGCCATGTACCCGCCATCCATGATCGCGACCGGCAGCATCGGGGCGGCCGTGCAAGGCCTGGGTGCCAGCTCCATGTCTGGGGATGAGCTCACGGAGCTGCTGGCCGGCATTACAGGCACTGAAGTG GACTGCCTGCGGGCCTGCCAGGAGCAGATTGAAGCTGCGCTGAGGGAGAGCCTCAGGGAAGCTGCCCAGCccacccccagcccggcccccaaaGCCCCCCGCGGCTCCAGCAGCCAGGGGCCCAGCCAGACCAGCACACCCACAGATGTCACTGCCATCCACCTGTAG
- the Ccnd3 gene encoding G1/S-specific cyclin-D3 isoform X2, translating into MNYLDRYLSCVPTRKAQLQLLGSVCLLLASKLRETAPLTIEKLCLYTDQAVAAWQLREWEVLVLGKLKWDLAAVIAHDFLALILHRLSLPTDRQALVKKHAQTFLALCATDYTFAMYPPSMIATGSIGAAVQGLGASSMSGDELTELLAGITGTEVDCLRACQEQIEAALRESLREAAQPTPSPAPKAPRGSSSQGPSQTSTPTDVTAIHL; encoded by the exons ATGAACTACCTGGATCGGTACCTATCCTGCGTCCCTACCCGCAAGGCGCAGTTGCAGCTCCTGGGCTCGGTCTGCCTGTTGCTGGCCTCCAAGCTGCGGGAGACCGCGCCCCTGACCATCGAGAAGCTGTGCCTCTACACTGACCAAGCTGTGGCTGCTTGGCAGTTGCGG gaGTGggaggtgctggtcctggggaagcTCAAGTGGGACCTGGCTGCTGTGATAGCACATGATTTCCTGGCTCTGATTCTGCACCGACTCTCTCTGCCCACGGACCGGCAGGCCTTGGTCAAAAAGCATGCGCAGACTTTTTTGGCACTATGCGCTACAG ATTACACTTTCGCCATGTACCCGCCATCCATGATCGCGACCGGCAGCATCGGGGCGGCCGTGCAAGGCCTGGGTGCCAGCTCCATGTCTGGGGATGAGCTCACGGAGCTGCTGGCCGGCATTACAGGCACTGAAGTG GACTGCCTGCGGGCCTGCCAGGAGCAGATTGAAGCTGCGCTGAGGGAGAGCCTCAGGGAAGCTGCCCAGCccacccccagcccggcccccaaaGCCCCCCGCGGCTCCAGCAGCCAGGGGCCCAGCCAGACCAGCACACCCACAGATGTCACTGCCATCCACCTGTAG
- the Bysl gene encoding bystin, with protein MPKSKAARGAANPEKHAPLAEQILAGEAVRAGAREKRRGRGAEEEEEYVGPRLTRRILQQARQQQEELEAEHGAGERPAGPRERATRLGPGLPQDGSDDEDEEWPTLEKAAKMSGMSHQAEVVVDPEDERAIEMFMNKNPPVRRTLADIIMEKLTEKQTEVETVMSEVSGFPMPQLDPRVLEVYRGVREVLSKYRSGKLPKAFKIIPALSNWEQILYVTEPEAWTAAAMYQATRIFASNLKERMAQRFYNLVLLPRVRDDIAEYKRLNFHLYMALKKALFKPGAWFKGILIPLCESGTCTLREAIIVGSVLTKCSIPVLHSSAAMLKIAEMEYSGANSIFLRLLLDKKYALPYRVLDALVFHFLGFRTETRQLPVLWHQCLLTLAQRYKADLASDQKEALLELLRLQPHPQLSPEIRRELQGAVPRDVEDAPVTMD; from the exons atgcccAAATCCAAAGCGGCCCGAGGGGCCGCGAATCCGGAGAAGCATGCGCCCTTGGCCGAGCAGATCCTGGCCGGGGAGGCGGTGCGGGCCGGGGCCCGGGAGAAGCGTCGAGGTCGCGGggccgaggaggaggaagagtacgTGGGGCCCCGGCTGACCCGCCGGATTTTGCAGCAAGCCcggcagcagcaggaggagctCGAGGCGGAGCATGGAGCCGGGGAGCGGCCGGCCGGGCCGCGGGAGCGCGCCACGCGGCTGG GGCCGGGATTGCCACAGGATGGATCAGACGATGAGGATGAGGAATGGCCCACCCTGGAAAAGGCAGCCAAAATGTCTGGGATGAGCCACCAAGCCGAGGTGGTTGTGGACCCTGAGGACGAACGTGCCATAGAAATGTTCATGAACAAGAACCCTCCAgtcag gcgaACCCTGGCTGACATCATCATGGAGAAACTGACGGAGAAGCAGACGGAGGTGGAGACGGTCATGTCGGAGGTGTCGGGCTTCCCCATGCCGCAGCTGGACCCCCGGGTCCTGGAGGTCTACAGAGGGGTCCGAGAG GTGCTGTCTAAGTATCGCAGCGGGAAGCTGCCCAAGGCTTTCAAGATCATCCCTGCGCTCTCCAACTGGGAGCAAATCCTCTACGTCACGGAGCCCGAGGCCTGGACTGCGGCCGCCATGTACCAAGCCACCAG GATCTTTGCCTCTAACCTGAAGGAACGCATGGCGCAGCGCTTCTACAACCTCGTCCTGCTTCCTCGGGTGCGGGATGACATCGCCGAATACAAGCGCCTCAACTTCCACCTCTACATGGCCCTCAAGAAGGCCCTGTTCAAGCCGGGAGCCTGGTTCAAAG GAATCCTGATCCCACTGTGCGAGTCGGGCACGTGCACCCTGCGGGAAGCCATCATCGTGGGAAGCGTCCTCACCAAGTGCTCCATCCCGGTCCTGCACTCCAG CGCGGCCATGCTGAAGATCGCCGAGATGGAGTACAGCGGTGCCAACAGCATCTTCCTGCGGCTGCTGCTGGACAAGAAGTACGCACTGCCCTACCGCGTGCTGGACGCCCTGGTCTTCCACTTCCTGGGCTTCCGGACGGAGACGCGCCAGCTCCCAGTGCTCTGGCACCAGTGCCTCCTGACATTGGCCCAGCGCTACAAGGCGGACCTGGCCTCCGACCAGAAAGAGGCCCTCCTAGAACTGCTCCGGCTGCAGCCCCACCCACAGCTGTCGCCCGAGATCAGGCGCGAGCTTCAGGGCGCTGTCCCCCGAGATGTGGAGGACGCCCCCGTCACCATGGACTGA